TTTAGACGACAGAGTGTGTTTAAACGTGTCAAGCAGTGAGTTTAAGTAATTCAGTAACAGTGGGTGACAGAAGTAATTAAAGTGACACTGCTGTAGTTGTGTGATGTGGCAGTTTATTAGTCTGAGGACAGCGGAtcagaaaacagtaaagctgGGACCTGGAGATGAACGgaagaacagaaatgaaaactcCAAATCAATCCAAAATCCACATTAAACCACAGAAAGGTGAACACAGTTTTCAGTCTAGTCCACTGCTTGATCACACGAAACCCAGCTTACATGATGACACATACGATCTGGTGTCCcatactgctgctgtgtttcctcatCCTGCTGACTAATTCTTCCACAAACCTGACCGCTTGAATTTTGAGTTATTCGCTTTTGATTCAGAACAAACACCTGTGGTGGGTTTTAGAGTGCCAACACAATGCTAGAGACGTTCCAGGTGCAACGTGGACACAGATGGCATGGGTAATTTAATATCTAGAGGAGTGGGTGGATTAACAGAcccctctgtttctgtttcctttcctccagACCGGCCACCGGCTCCTGTCAACGTGTCCGTCATGCACCTGCGGGCCGACTCGGCAACTGTATCCTGGGAGGTTCCAGAGGGGGACATAATAATTGGCTTCTCCATCTCACAACAGGTAAGTCCAAAAACATCTGATGTAAATCAGGGAGGCCGTGGACAGGTTAGCAGAACACCCCcccaaaaagagaaaactgcaTCTGTGTTATTTTTGGCCGTAGCCATTTGTGGTTTGGCATTGAGCCTTCATCATGTCCTGTTGAAATATTGTTGGCACACCACCCAGCCAGCAGGTAGAAGGAAGAACTCATTTTCTACCATGTCACAGTTCTTGACAGCCTGTGGACACAGTGGGATAAAATGGGGGCGACAAAAATGATATTTTTTGgacaataaaatgataatctATTCACTGACTGACAAGTACATACAGGAGATCTTATATATATTACTATGTATCAGGAGTTTGTCCAGCATACTGAGTAAGTAGTAGCACATATGCACAAGATCCTGGGTGAATAGAGATGTGTTTTCATCTGAATGTTTATTCTTAGGATCCCCTTAAAGCGTTGCTTAGCATGCAGAGAGAATGACTAAATCTTGCCTTCAAGTCTGGAGTTAGAATAAAACTTGGCATGGTCGATTTGTcaagagaaaacaagggtgCAGCGGGAATGCACATAAGCATGTGAAGCTGCCAAACTCCATTTTTTAGGACGAAAAGATTTCACAGGCTTAAAATAGGAAGACCAATGAATGCTAACACTGAATGACAGAAAGCCATATGCTGCTCTAATCAAGTTTATGCTTTATGCAACTGTGAGTTGCTGTCGGaaccgtccgtctgcagacgtgaataaaaccacaagaactactcccttgttgccagtcttctgtttttcctgaaattcccacgacagcAACTTAAAACATTATGCAGCCATTTAACTTTGCTATTCACTCACGCGACTGATGGGCTGTATAACACCCAAACATCTCTTTCGGCTGTTCATCATGTTGTCAGCTGACTTTGAACACGTCTGGTAATTGCCTTGAGTGTATATGGCGGTTTAATCATTACATTATTCATTGTTTACAGAGAGTTACaagcttttttctttatcagatCTCTCAGTCAAGCAgggccataaaaaaaaacacatgagaaGAAGACATCTGGCCCAAAGCCACGTCGAGTGCAGATGGGCTCGAGAGCTCACTAAGAACAGAGCTCTGCATGCAAGCAGGAGGAGTAATTCTCACAGCTTTGGGTCTTGATTTCTCCAATAACATTCAGGTCAAAGACAAAGTCTGAGCCTTTGAAAGCTTGAGACCTAAGGTAATTGCAGTTGAAATTAATCCACCACTTTTCAATTTCCAGTCAAGACTCCATATGGCGACAATAAAGTGCCAACTGTTAACATAATAAAGTACTCAGCGGGTCGTTCTCTTGTACCTTGAATATTTTCTAGTTGGtcacctccatctctctttaTCAATGGCCCATATAGAGGTACATGATTGTTTATAGCTTTTATCTTATGATGTTGGAGGGTGACACATTAATTAATGCAACATCGCCCAGTAGTCTTCCTTAGGGACCCATTTGCAGGGTTGGTATTTCTGTGTGGTAACCTTGATCACCTCATTGCCTTGCATTGATTATTGCATCTACTCAAAAGATCAATCCATTCTGTTTGTTCTCTATCCCTCCTCCAATCCCTAGAGGCAGGAAGGACACATGCAGCGATTCATTCGGGAAGTCAACACGACCAGCCGCTCTTGTGTCCTTTgggacctggaggaggagacagactaCATCATCCAGGTCCAGTCAATTGGCCTCTACGGGGAAAGCCAGGCCAGCAAGAAGGTCCATTTTCGCACCCTCAAGAAGTCAGATCGCTTCCCCTCCAACAGCTCCAACCAAGGTAAGCTGCTCTGAGATGTAATAATTACCtgtgttcatttgaaaaaaaaaaaagaaggtgtttctgtctgtgttcaggcACAATAATCGAGTGGGGCTTGTGTTTCCTCAAATACtattaaacctttaaaaatgaaaaggataaggctggtattatctttttattattatcatcaaacctttcaaaaagaccaaaaacaaaaatcaaccTATTCTGCCAACAAGTACCGTTTGTGTAGCAACAGATATAGTTAATAGCTTCTTGCCACggaacaaaacacattttgaccagatggtggcactagatgaaaagccAGGATATCACCAAGGTCTTTAGGATTCaacctctggggaccatgaatacctgtaccaaatttcatggcaatccatccacaagttgttgagatatttcagtctggaccaaagtggtggaccgaccaacagacagaacaacactgccatccctatagctgctagcatggctaaaaaacgAAAACACAGAAACGGGGAGAAAATTCTTTCATTTGCTGAAGACGGCCAGTGGTCAAACTAGCAAAGCAGAGTCAACAAGGAACTTAGCATGCTAAGTGCCTGATATGGATTTACCTTTAATAGTAAATAAATGCAGTTGTGGAGttgtttcaaattaaatgttcaCTGTAAGGAAGAAATACACAGTTGACCCAGAGCAGTGATGTGGttctgttatgtgttttttaatagtttttgaatGATAATGTGGTTCCATGGCACAGAGGTATAAGCTATATCAGCCTTTGGATACACAGGCAacacttgttagtaggataaattaattgtttgttttagtgtcttcatgggatttgttaataTTAACGAAAATACATAATTTGATTGGTATTGTGTTAGTTCAGAGTCGCAGTATAATTGATAAGGTCACAATAGGTCACAGCAGTGAGTTTTCACAGTCCCACTCTTCATCTCACTCTGTTACGTAACGTAATTCGTTGCTTTTAATTCGACAGCACACGGTCTGCCACAGGCACAGACACGAGCAACCCATTACAgatgcttttcctgctgttgcGCTAAAGCCTCTTCTGACTGTTGAATGCTTTTAAGCACCCTGACTTTGAAAATGAGGTACAGTAAAGGCTAGTGCCAATGCAAGTGCAGGTAAGCTGAAGCCTCCTCTCACAGCGTCCCTCAGAGGGGGCTCTATGTGCTTCTCGCAGGTTTATTTTCTCCTAGACGCCAATTCATTATTGACAGACTCTTCAAGCGTGGCTGCAGGCAAGCTCCTCTGAATTTATGCAACTCTATATCGCTCCGGGTGCCTAATCAGgattctgacacacactctaaaACACTTTGGATTCAGTGTCTGGGCTCAGCTCATGGGCTGGCGGAAATATGAGGACCGTGACCAATAGAGAGTAGGTTCAGTAGCTCTCAATTTCGTACAGCAAACTCCTTTGCTAATCTTCTCTGAATTAGTTCAGCCGTGAGTACGGGATGAGCCAAACACATTAACTCTTAAAATAATGGCAGCTTGCATTTGACATTGGTCTAGAAACAGGCCTCATACTTCAAAGTATTTTTACTCTTATCTTATGGTCTGGTTGAGGTAGTGAATATAGGAAGTGCTGATGCAAGTGACTCATAAATGTTTCTCCTCAACTGACTCAGGTTTGGTGCCATTAGTTGAGCTGGCGTGATtggcaaaagagaaagaaatttCAACACAACAGCCTGTGCATTACGCTAATACTTTCCTGTTGCTTTACACTCAGGAAATGATTTTCTGTTCTTATTTTTGAAGTTAAAAGGAATGGATTTTAGAAACCTTACTAACCATCAATATCTGAACAAGTGCTGAGCATGAAAAGACTTGGCCAGTGCCTTACTactttttggactgttggaaaAGATTCACTATGCAACATTAATCAGGATTTGTAGCCCCCCCTCTTGAGTCATCCAAGTGGGTCAGAAAAACAGCCCATTGAGTGGATGAGCTTCATTTGTgggagttttgttttgtgtagaAATGTAGAAGCAATCAGTGTCAGCTTTCCATAAATCTAATGCCGCCACTGCTGACTTCTCATGCCCCAGTTTCAAAGTCCAATCACATCAAGTTTCTTTACGTAACTCTAGTCAAGTTTACCGCTCCGCTCCTCTTTTCACGTTTGGCTCTGTGTCaatgtgtatattttgattCGGATGTTGGCGGAAAATGTATTGTGGACTGAACTCACGTGACAGACAACGCACACATCACCTTGGAAAAATCCATACACAGCAGCTGTGGCTAGTACTCCTCTAATAGATCGCCtatttgcagttgtttttttatttttaccccAGTTTCAGATAAAGACCCCAGACGAATGACAAACACAGTAACCTAATTAACTCTGCTGGAGTGATGGAAAAGTGATGTAGGTAAACTACATCAGCAACACATAACTAATAGTGCTTCAGAGATGCCACTGCAGGCTACGTATCCTAAAAATATCCAGTATAAGTAGTTAAGCTGATACTTACATGTATTGACTTCTCCGCTCTGATTCAGGTGAGTCTACTTCAGCAAAGAGGAGTAGGATAGAAACATGTTTGCAAGCTTAAtggttgacattttatttgtttttcaaccCCATATAAACTGCTACAAAGATAAGGTACTAGCAATGGTTCCACTGTACATTTGAATCGTGTTAGCAAGTGCAATGTTGTAGAAAGCTGATGTTTGCTGTTATTTAACTGTGGGTTTCATAAATGCTGGTTGGGAAGAAATggctgttttttattgtttcctctGCACTTTCATCCATTCCACTACAAACAGAATACATATATTTGTACATATACTTTTACTACATCAACAGCCTGAATTAACTTATCATAACTTTCCTTCTAAATTGTATCCTGTGTTGCATCAGCTAACTAATGTGGCTAATGTTAACCTGtccaaaaatagtttttattctAACTTAACATTAGAATTGAAGGTCATTAATGGTCATCATCATGAGAAACTGGGCTTTTCTCCTACATACTCCTTTGAGAGACTCACTTTTAGTCACAATATTAATTTCCACAACCCCTGAAAACGAATTTCCGTTgattttttaaagttaaagttgtgTCTCTTAACAAGCTTTTCCTCTGAAAGGATGTTTACAATGTTTCCTCCTAAAATAACAACATATGTATTCTTCATAAACCTTAATGCCCCTTAatttaatgtgacatttactgTTCGGGAGCTTGCTGCTGACCATTGTTCCTTAAAAAGCCTTTTTAATCTAGCTGGCTCCAGCATCACAGAGCCATTTCAGAGATCCTTTGTCACAGCCAAGTGCCTCGTATTGAAACTAAATTGATTTGCGGCGTATACCAGGCATTCCCAGGAGCCAAGAGCTACGATACCCATGAATcaataatgcttttatttttttcctcaatgcAATTCTGTTTGATAATGTGATTACATATTAGTGCATATGCCACTGAATGTACACCTGTCCTGGCCAGATTCGGAATTCATTTATTCCATATAAAGCATTTCCTGGCAAGATACATGCCATGTGTTGCTGGAGAATTTGAATTTAGGCTACAAtcgatttttttttccaggatcAATATGTCTTTCCAAAATCTATTTCAATTTCATTAGTTACATGGAAAgcttttaatcagagtatatTTTTATGTGCTTTGCCTGCCCTTCAACAGTTACGTACGAAACAGGGTTCTGGCTTTATGACTgaaaaaatataacatttttgtATGTTGGCAGTTTATTTGTATTCCATGAATTTAAGCAATGTCTATGAATGTACATttgtaaagaaaacataaaatacatttcacagaGGCATGATTCCAGCATAACGAAGGGACTTAAAATGTAAGATTTATCATACTGTAGGTGGTTATTTTGCTTATAGATGTAATAAGACATTAAACTGCTAAAGATGTTATCTGCTGCCACTAAGCTATCAAGCTGTTTCACACAGGAGAGCAAAAAGAGAATATTTTCAAAGGATGGATGCCTTGAGTAGTTGAACCTAACTAGGTAGGTGGTCCCCTTAGACACAATTACTGTGTGATACTTCAAAGAGATGCCAAGCTGTCTTTGCTGAGTCAGAAGCTACACCTACTGTAGGCTCTCCCATTACCAGCACTGAGACAAAGGTATGCTACACACTGCTCACTCCCTGAAAAATACTCTTTTCTCTTTAACTGGTACATGAATTCACAATTCTGTGAAGGTTGGTGGAGAATTCAGTCCCTTCCCTCGCACACTTTTGATTTAATTAAGTCCAAGGGAGTAGCGTTGTGTTGtctttgtactgtactgtgtaaaGGGAAGAACTGACTCttcaaactgagaaaatgtaaatgaaaaccAATTTAAGGTTTACTGTTTGTCAGTGTGACAATTAAttaatatcttatatttttttaactaattttCTCAAGTTCAGTGAACTTCACTCAGTTGATTGTACATTTTCACACCTTATGAGACATCTTTGAAGtagttattattagtagtagcaTAACTCACATTTTTACGGCAGCAGGGAAACTATTTTTTAAGCTGAACATGTTGTACAGTGTAATGaaacccaaaaaacacaattgCTCAGTCTCAAGGAGACACAACGCAAGAATAAATTACACGATGCATCTTTGTGACACCAGAACAGCACCCCTGGTGTGTTGTGACACTGTTTCCCGACACAGTTCGCAGCCACAAACAACATCATGGGACTTCGGGTGAGCAGAAGGAAGGTCGACTAATTATCTCAACACAAACTCTTTGGTGCACCGGAGGCACCACAATCCGCTCATTCTCCACTAGCAGCACATATCTGAGCGTGGTGCCGACATGAAATATGCATGATACGGCAGCAGGACATGTTATTCAGGTCAGCTGGAAATTCTGTTCACTCACTCTGTGGTATGAGACCTGCAGTTCTTTGTAGTTATTGCATCAAATACGAACATATACACTGTACATCAGCATGCTACACAGTCTCCATGTACCAAAGCCCTCTTTCAAGTTAAGTAGGGTCATTAGATCAACTAGAAAACTgtaaacatgcatacacataacTCTACATAACTTCTAATATATGCAGAAGAACTAGTTTATTATTGAGTGGGTTgggctcagacagacagaggagatgtGGGATTAATAAACTGGCGTACAACTGGAAGGAGCAGCAGCTGTACTTAGCACTGACCTGACCTGGCATTTAAGTGTAATGTGCAGCCCTGACATCAACTCTGGAGCTCACTGTGCAATGGGAAGAAGCAGGGGATGATGTAAGTGAATCTTACATTAGGTTCTCAAAGGATTGGTGGGGATTTTTCtcaagtctatcttaatacAACACTCACATGTCATGTGTAGGTTGAAAGAATTGGTCGCTGTAATCACTTCTGGCTGTGAAGTGATACAGAGCGACTGCACTGTAAGAGAAGGGGGAGAAAATCTAAAGCCCTCATTCCACACAAAACTGCATTCTGCAGTTCAGTCGAAGCTAATATAGATATATTCCTCCTGGTAGTCCCAGCAACAAACCTACATACTACTACCAAGATGTATCCCTCCACTGCAGATTAGCAAGATAACGGTGTtcagggaaacaaaaagaaggaattTCATACAACTAGCCAATAGCTAACATGGGGATAAGAGTTTCTTTCAGCTAAACCTAAAGACAAACGCTTGAAAAGCGAGTTTGTGTTCCCTTATTACATATTGATAAATTAGCATCAAGCATTTTTAATTTCCACTGGGATGtaccccttccctctctccacacGCCCATACACACCACTACTACCAAGACCAAAAAAACATGGCAGTATAATCGGCCGCACTCCCCAGCAGTTATCATGTGAAGAGAGCTGACGGTCTGGCATTCGGGGGCCAGTTTCTTGACAACTTGATTCACTAAAAGAGGCAATTGGGAAGAGTGGTGCTCTGGAAGAGTTCCATCCATGCGGGTGAAGAGATAGTTTGGAGAGTGGAAATAGGCCCAAAATCAATCCACTTAAAGGAGGATTAATGCTACAGGACTGATACGTGGTAATGCCCACCACATTTTCTGACTACAACAGTTTTTGTTAAATGGCTTAAACAGTCATGAGAGACGATGACAGTGACAGTCCTCACTGACAGAATGTAAGTGGAACATCTTACATTATCAGGAGAATAAATAGCTCCGCAAGTGACACTACCTTtgtgaaggttataatgttcagctttCACTGAGACACACGGGTGTTGTTTCAACACGTAACATTGAGGACATTGTTTGTGATGTTCTTTTGTATTGCATTTTAATGTCTAATGTATCTAATGTCTCttccatataaataaaaagggatggacaaaatatttaGCACTATTAACAGTACaactgtcctgtctgtcctctctcctaGATGACCCCACTGTGCAGGGCCTGGACAAGTCCCGACATCTTCAAACAGGAGAGATGATCATAATTGTGGTGGTCTTGGTCATGTGGGCAGGTAGGTTTGTAGACTGTGTGTGATTGATAATAAATAAGCCAGAAGAGAAAGAACTGAAGAGCAGGAAAACCACTTTATAGGCCCTGAAAATAGCACTAGCAGCCTACATAAACACAGTATTTTCTGCCTAAATTAGGACAGTTATCGTTATTTCACGagagatttctgttttgtttttgtttgtttttattttgatcttgTTTTACTTACTGCTTTAAAGTGGGTGGGAAAAGTATTATATTTCCGTGCACCAATCACAGTTTAGCAACATTCGaatgaaaatgtgatgacatATGTTGGGTTGTTTGCTCGTcaatcaaaccacacccacgcAGTCCTGATGAAAGAGATTAGCCGAGtttttgtttaataaataataactaaataataaCTAAGgatgccccccctcc
The DNA window shown above is from Enoplosus armatus isolate fEnoArm2 chromosome 19, fEnoArm2.hap1, whole genome shotgun sequence and carries:
- the fndc4a gene encoding fibronectin type III domain-containing protein 4; translation: MARLLVLINSVVLLLFGSGMFLVGANRPPAPVNVSVMHLRADSATVSWEVPEGDIIIGFSISQQRQEGHMQRFIREVNTTSRSCVLWDLEEETDYIIQVQSIGLYGESQASKKVHFRTLKKSDRFPSNSSNQDDPTVQGLDKSRHLQTGEMIIIVVVLVMWAAVIALFCRQYDIIKDNDSSNSKEKAKPSSERSTPEHHSGGLLRSKFHPSVPSINIIEV